Genomic window (Williamwhitmania sp.):
CAATGGTTGGCTCCTCAACGACGTTCTTCGTAAACAATGGGGTTTTAAAGGATTTGTTGTTACCGATTACACCTCTATCAACGAGCTAATTCCACATGGCGTGGCTGCCGACTCTGCAGATGCCGGTAGATTGGCTATCAATGCCGGAGTCGACATGGACATGCAGGGAGATATTTATAATAAATACTTAGCTGGGCTTGTTAAGCAGGGAAAAGTTTCTGTGAAAACAATCAATGAAGCGGTTAAGCGCATCCTTGTGGCTAAGTATGAGTTGGGGCTCTTTTCCGATCCTTACCGCTACTGCAACAATGCTAGGGAGAAAACCGAAATTATGACTCCCGAGCACATGGAATTTGCCCGCAAGTTTGCCGCTCGATCATGCGTTCTTTTGAAAAACAAGAACAATGTGCTCCCACTCTCCTCCTCGGTTAAGTCTATCGCAGTGATTGGACCTCTTGCCGATGCTAAGCAGGACATGCTCGGCAGCTGGTCGGCAGCTGGTGATGGAAACAAGTGCATTTCACTCCTCGAAGGTGTACAAAATGCACTTTCACCTAACACAAAAATCACCTATGAAAAGGGTTGTAACATTAACGATAACTCCACTGCAAGTATTGCTAAAGCTGTTTCTGCGGCTCGAGGTGCACAGGTGGTAATTCTTGCGCTTGGAGAGAGCCGCGACATGAGCGGTGAGGCTGCTAGTAGAAGCAATATCGACCTTCCTGGAGTTCAGCAAATGCTGGCAGAAACAGTGATCAAGGCAAATCCGAACACGGTAGTTGTGCTATTCAATGGTCGACCTCTTACTATAACAAATCTCGATGCCATTGCTCCATCCATTCTTGAGGCATGGTTTGGTGGCACCGAGGCTGGAAATGGCGTGGCCGACGTTCTTTTTGGAAAGTATAATCCATCGGGTAGGTTAACTATGTCCTTCCCAAGAAATATGGGACAAATTCCCATTTACTACAACCACAAGAATACAGGACGCCCTGTTGATCCTTCAAAAGTTGAGAAGTACAAGTCGAAATACATCGACTGCTCCAACGACCCGCTCTACCCGTTCGGCTATGGACTTAGCTACACCACCTTCGATTACTCCAACGTGGTGCTCGACAAAAACGAATACACTGCCAACGACACCATTGTAGCAAGGATAAGTGTAATGAATTCGGGTAAGGTTAACGGCGAGGAGGTTATTCAACTCTATGTTCGCGATTTGGTCGGTGAGGTTACCAGACCGGTTCTAGAGCTAAAAGGGTTTAAGAAGGTTTTCATTCCTGCTGGACAAAGCGTTACGGTTACCTTTAAGCTCACTCCCAACGATTTGAAATACTATCACAGCAACATGGATTACTCTTGGGATCCGGGGGTATTTGAGATACATATTGGTCCTAACTCGGCACAAACAAATATGGCAAGATTTACTCTCAAATAGGAGAGTCGTTTTCAGGTTTTATTGGGTTTAGGTTTGGCCGGAGGGTTCGGGATTCCCTTCGGCCATC
Coding sequences:
- a CDS encoding glycoside hydrolase family 3 C-terminal domain-containing protein — translated: NGWLLNDVLRKQWGFKGFVVTDYTSINELIPHGVAADSADAGRLAINAGVDMDMQGDIYNKYLAGLVKQGKVSVKTINEAVKRILVAKYELGLFSDPYRYCNNAREKTEIMTPEHMEFARKFAARSCVLLKNKNNVLPLSSSVKSIAVIGPLADAKQDMLGSWSAAGDGNKCISLLEGVQNALSPNTKITYEKGCNINDNSTASIAKAVSAARGAQVVILALGESRDMSGEAASRSNIDLPGVQQMLAETVIKANPNTVVVLFNGRPLTITNLDAIAPSILEAWFGGTEAGNGVADVLFGKYNPSGRLTMSFPRNMGQIPIYYNHKNTGRPVDPSKVEKYKSKYIDCSNDPLYPFGYGLSYTTFDYSNVVLDKNEYTANDTIVARISVMNSGKVNGEEVIQLYVRDLVGEVTRPVLELKGFKKVFIPAGQSVTVTFKLTPNDLKYYHSNMDYSWDPGVFEIHIGPNSAQTNMARFTLK